A genomic segment from Spinacia oleracea cultivar Varoflay chromosome 3, BTI_SOV_V1, whole genome shotgun sequence encodes:
- the LOC130469547 gene encoding uncharacterized protein — protein MRTTSRSESENNFYTKFTNPHLTLVEFYMIFESALDAQRHTQGQFDNDSKHKHPECKTSFALEKHASKIYTVSVFYDFQEELEIGCFQCGLEEYKKENGFDIFTIREGCRIRKFDVSFNPATLDSKCMCKMFERLGIPHMVWVWKEKMIEYIPDAYVLNRWTSLATKTPIFDLEGNILEACVNFVDCKRMLNELWSEIHTCVSLAQGNEEDLTDLVKNLKGLRLNLEAKKSSNNHENNGSPSKATDIELLIGATLPTEIVVKPPKISKNKGTGVHVPGTGSDKRLKGDKEKAIEQSQKKKRLCRGCGELGYHDIRNCSHKVKENCKL, from the coding sequence ATGAGGACTACATCAAGGTCAGAGAGTGAGAACAATTTTTATACAAAGTTTACCAATCCCCATCTCACTCTAGTAGAGTTTTACATGATATTTGAGAGTGCATTGGATGCTCAAAGACATACTCAAGGTCAATTTGACAATGATTCTAAACACAAGCATCCAGAATGTAAGACTTCCTTTGCATTAGAGAAACATGCTTCTAAAATCTACACTGTTTCAGTCTTTTATGATTTTCAAGAGGAGCTCGAGATTGGTTGCTTTCAATGTGGACTTGAGGAGTACAAgaaagaaaatgggtttgataTCTTTACCATTAGAGAAGGATGTAGAATAAGAAAGTTTGATGTTAGTTTTAACCCGGCTACCCTAGATAGTAAGTGTATGTGCAAGATGTTTGAGAGGTTAGGGATTCCGCACATGGTTTGGGTGTGGAAGGAAAAGATGATTGAGTATATTCCTGATGCTTATGTGCTAAATAGGTGGACTAGTTTGGCAACTAAAACGCCAATTTTTGATTTAGAAGGAAATATCTTGGAGGCATGTGTTAACTTTGTTGATTGTAAAAGAATGTTAAATGAGTTATGGTCAGAAATTCATACATGTGTGAGTTTGGCTCAGGGTAATGAAGAAGATCTTACTGATCTTGTGAAGAATTTAAAAGGTTTAAGGTTAAACTTGGAAGCTAAGAAGAGTTCTAACAATCATGAAAACAATGGTTCTCCTAGCAAAGCAACAGACATCGAGCTACTGATTGGAGCTACCCTTCCTACTGAAATTGTGGTTAAGCCGCCTAAAATTTCAAAGAACAAAGGCACGGGGGTTCATGTTCCAGGTACAGGTAGTGACAAACGATTGAAAGGTGACAAGGAAAAGGCAATTGAGCAAAGCCAAAAGAAGAAAAGGTTATGTAGAGGTTGTGGAGAGCTTGGTTACCATGATATCCGAAATTGCTCACATAAAGTGAAAGAAAATTGTaagttataa